From a single Sparus aurata chromosome 13, fSpaAur1.1, whole genome shotgun sequence genomic region:
- the LOC115594401 gene encoding uncharacterized protein LOC115594401 has product MTPDDITSAERRLLETTYPDRTQEQVQMQQSFLGKFATSPAFSELSRLGSYRFTFPLEEVLEAYSQQCCSGAQPVMRVYETVLYKQEVMYVILVHSPANQEQLSDRPLLTDDPNSVCSYKDGRFIWRPEAMCETHRYELVKRPDENQMEVRKVEPSRKEFYVWDHVAVALHVDRQVLKFDSAQLRQNLKYCRGAYPLIVKPWEFQDFSDAEETVRELWPDDSSPLERAEPLN; this is encoded by the exons ATGAcgcctgatgacatcacatcagctgaGAGGAGGCTCCTGGAGACGACCTACCCCGACCGGACGCAGGAGCAGGTCCAGATGCAGCAGAGCTTCCTGGGGAAGTTTGCCACCTCCCCGGCCTTCTCTGAGCTCTCCAGGCTGGGCTCGTACCGCTTCACCTTCCccctggaggaggtgctggaggcCTACAGCCAGCAG TGTTGCTCCGGCGCTCAGCCCGTCATGCGGGTGTACGAGACCGTCCtgtacaaacaggaagtgatgtatGTTATACTGGTCCACagcccagccaatcaggagcagTTGTCAGATCGTCCTCTGCTGACTGACGACCcaaactctgtctgctcctaCAAAGATGGCCGCTTCATCTGGAGGCCTGAGGCCATGtgtgagacacacag gtATGAGTTGGTCAAGAGACCTGATGAAAACCAGATGGAAGTGAGGAAGGTGGAGCCATCTCGCAAAGAGTTTTATGTTTGGGATCATGTTGCTGTCGCCCTGCATGTGGACAGACAG gtGCTGAAGTTTGATTCTGCCCAACTGAGACAGAACCTCAAGTACTGTCGCGGAGCATATCCTCTAATCGTGAAGCCTTGGGAATTTCAGGACTTCTCAGACGCTGAAGAGACAGTCAGGGAACTGTGGCCTGACGACTCGTCACCACTGGAGAGAGCTGAGCCGCTAAATTAA